A genome region from Microtus ochrogaster isolate Prairie Vole_2 chromosome 1, MicOch1.0, whole genome shotgun sequence includes the following:
- the Pld4 gene encoding phospholipase D4, whose amino-acid sequence MDLLTQRKWIEREATDQRGGRCPHKKSLQTVTAAMMDKPGCPEMLIPLQVAVEVSEWPHSASPHGPHSRAVMVLGLLAILGISFTTITLFLGQDPMSLTSHQMCPKEVPSRSWEFLGGETGQQRNSCRLVLVESLPQDLPFASGSPAAQPLAQAWMQLLDSARESVHVASYYWSLTGPDIGVNDSSSQLGEALLQKFQQLLVRNISLSVATHSPTLARTSTDLQVLAAHGAQVRQVPMRHFTGGVLHSKFWVVDGEHIFVGSANMDWRSLAQVKELGAIIYNCSQLAQDLEKTFQTYWVLGTPRAVLPKTWPRNFSSHINRFHPLRGLFDGVPTTAYFSASPPSLCPHGRTRDLDAVLEAMADAREFIYVSVMEYFPTTRFTHPARYWPVLDSALRAAAFDRGVHVRLLVSCWLNTDPTMFTYLRSLQAFSDPSAGISVDVKVFVVPVGNHSNIPFSRVNHSKFMVTDKAAYIGTSNWSEDYFSSTSGVGLVVSQTIPGAQPGATLVQEQLRQLFERDWSSRYAMGLDGVPSQDCVWQG is encoded by the exons ATGGACCTCTT AACACAGAGGAAGTGGATCGAAAGGGAAGCAACAGACCAGAGAGGAGGCAGGTGCCCGCACAAGAAAAGCCTGCAGACAGTGACTGCAGCCATGATGGACAAGCCCGGGTGCCCAGAG ATGCTGATACCTCTCCAGGTAGCAGTGGAGGTCTCCGAGTGGCCACACTCTGCTTCACCGCATGGTCCACACAGCAGAGCTGTCATG GTACTGGGGTTGCTGGCTATACTGGGGATCAGCTTCACGACTATCACCTTGTTCCTGGGGCAAGATCCCATGTCTCTCACCAGTCATCAGATGTGCCCCAAGGAAGTGCCCTCCAGGTCTTGGGAGTTCCTGGGAGGAGAAACTGGGCAGCAGAGGAACTCCTGTCG GCTGGTCCTCGTGGAAAGCCTCCCTCAGGACCTGCCGTTTGCGTCTGGAAGCCCCGCTGCCCAGCCCCTGGCTCAGGCTTGGATGCAGCTTCTAGACTCTGCTCGGGAGAGTGTCCATGTCGCCTCATACTATTGGTCCCTCACTGGACCCGACATCGGAGTCAATGACTCCTCTTCCCAGCTG GGAGAGGCCCTTCTACAGAAGTTTCAACAGCTGCTGGTCAGAAACATCTCCCTGTCAGTGGCCACACACAGCCCAACACTGGCCAGGACATCCACTGACCTCCAGGTCTTAGCTGCCCATG GTGCCCAGGTCCGACAGGTTCCCATGAGGCACTTTACTGGAGGTGTCCTACACTCCAAATTCTGGGTCGTGGATGGGGAGCACATCTTCGTGGGTAGTGCCAACATGGACTGGCGGTCCCTGGCTCAG GTGAAGGAGCTGGGTGCTATCATCTACAATTGTAGTCAGCTGGCTCAGGATCTTGAGAAGACATTCCAGACCTACTGGGTGCTAGGGACTCCCCGAGCTGTTCTCCCTAAAACCTGGCCTCGGAACTTCTCATCTCACATCAACCGCTTCCATCCCTTGCGAGGTCTCTTCGATGGGGTTCCCACCACAGCCTACTTCTCG GCCTCACCACCCTCTCTCTGCCCTCATGGCCGGACCCGGGATCTGGATGCAGTGCTGGAAGCCATGGCAGATGCCCGTGAGTTCATCTACGTCTCGGTGATGGAGTATTTCCCTACCACACGCTTCACCCACCCTGCAAG GTACTGGCCTGTACTGGACAGTGCACTACGAGCAGCGGCCTTCGATAGGGGTGTGCATGTGCGTTTACTGGTCAGCTGCTGGCTCAACACAGACCCCACCATGTTCACTTATCTGAGGTCCCTGCAGGCGTTCAGTGACCCCTCAGCTGGCATCTCAGTGGATGTG AAAGTCTTCGTCGTGCCTGTGGGCAATCACTCCAACATCCCATTCAGCCGCGTGAACCACAGCAAGTTCATGGTCACAGACAAGGCAGCCTATATAG GTACCTCTAATTGGTCAGAGGACTATTTCAGCAGCACCTCTGGTGTGGGCCTGGTTGTCAGTCAGACGATCCCTGGTGCCCAGCCAGGCGCGACCCTGGTACAGGAGCAGCTGAGGCAACTCTTCGAACGTGACTGGAGTTCCCGCTACGCTATGGGCCTGGATGGAGTCCCGAGCCAGGACTGTGTCTGGCAGGGCTGA
- the LOC101999819 gene encoding putative 60S ribosomal protein L37a, whose protein sequence is MAKCTKKVGIVGKYGTRYGASLRKMVKKSEITQHAKYTCSFCGKAKMKRRAVGIWHCGSCMKTVAGGAWTYNTTSAVTVKSAIRRPKELKDQ, encoded by the coding sequence ATGGCTAAATGCACCAAGAAGGTAGGGATCGTCGGGAAATATGGGACCCGCTATGGTGCCTCCCTCCGGAAAATGGTGAAGAAAAGTGAAATCACCCAGCACGCCAAGTACACGTGCTCCTTCTGTGGCAAGGCCAAGATGAAGAGACGAGCCGTTGGCATCTGGCACTGTGGCTCCTGCATGAAGACAGTGGCTGGTGGGGCCTGGACCTACAACACGACTTCTGCCGTCACAGTGAAGTCTGCCATCAGAAGACCGAAGGAACTGAAAGACCAGTGA